The genome window ACTCTTTTTGCTCAAATATTTTTTGCCCAGTCTTTCGGAATAATTGGTTTATTACTAGCGCTTCCTTTGACAGTAGTGGTTAAAACTTGGGCTGAGGAGTTGTTGTTTAAAGATATTTTGGATAAATGGCAAGGAGAAAATTTACCTGTTGAAGTTAACCCTGAAGAGAATGGGGAAAAAATAGCCTAAAAAAGTGGTGGGCAATACCCACCTAACTTAGTCACTATCTATCCTCAATCAGTGATCGTATTAGCTAACCACCCAACCCGCACTTAAAACCACTGTGAGGGCAACGAAGGTAATACTCAAGGCCCATGTGATACGGTTAAGAGTAGCCTCTGCGGTTTTCACACTGGTAAACAATTGTGCTTGTCCGCCAATGCCTCCTAGGCCATCTCCTTTGGGAGAATGGAGTAAGACTACCACGATTAATAATAGGGCTGATACTGCCCATACGATTTGTACAATTTGATAAGCTGTCATGTAGTTAATATATGAATAATTTTACTATGGATGCCTTCCCTATTATGGCTGATTATGGAATAGAAGAAAAGCATCGATAGGGAGAAGGTGCGATAATCTACACCGAAATACTAACAGGGGTGCGACTTTGCTTAACATCATACCCTGCTTTAACGATCATCGATCGCCCCGTCATCTCCGCAGGTTGAGGTAGTTGTAAAATTTCGAGGATAGTAGGGGCAATATCCGCCAGTTTACCATCATCCCGAAGATTTACATCACCACCATGACCGGGGATTTTGCGTTTTTCCCCTTCGATGAGAATAAAAGGTACTTTATTGGTGGTGTGAGCAGTCCAAGGATTATTTTCCTCATCACTCATATATTCCGCATTACCATGGTCTGCGGTAATTATCACTGTACCACTAACTTGGTTAATGGCTTCTAATAGTTTTCCTAAACATCTATCCACCGCCTCAATGGCTTCCACTGCCTTATCTAACATTCCCGTATGTCCTACCATATCAGGGTTAGCATAGTTTAACACCACAAAGGCATATTCCCCCTTGGTGATGGCTTGACAGGCTACTTGAGTTAACTTTTCGGCGGACATAGCGGGGGCTTTATCATAAGTGGATACCATGGGGCTTTGCACTAATTCTCTGTCTTCCCCCTCAAAGGGTTGCTCTAATCCACCGTTGAAAAAGTAAGTGACATGGGGATATTTTTCGGTTTCAGAAGTACGAAATTGTTTTAATCCTGCGTTGGCAATGACTTCCCCTAGAAGGTTGGTAAGTTGTTCTGGTTCAAAGGCAACTTTTACAGGTAAATTGGGATCGTATTGAGTGAAAGTAGCAAAGCTCAGAGGTTTTATTAATTCTCTTTCAAAACCATCAAACTTTTCCATAGTAAGGGCGTAGCATAGTTGACGAGCCCTATCAGGACGGAAGTTATAAAATATTACTCCATCTTGTGCTTCGATGGCACCGGGGGCGAGACGAGTAGGTTCGATAAATTCGTCGTTTATGTGGTTGTTATAGGATTCTTGGATAAGAGTTTCGGCACTTTCTTGGATGATGTTATCATCTTGGGTATATAAATCATAAGCTTTTTTGGTTCTGTCCCAACGACGATCTCTATCCATGGCAAAATAACGTCCACAAACAGTTACAATTTTACCCACACCAATTTTGTCGATATGTTCTTGAATCGCCTTAACATAGTTGATAGCGTCACTAGGGTTGGTATCTCGTCCATCGGTAATAACATGGACACAAACGTCACTAATTCCCTGTAACTTGGCTAAGTCTAGTAAACCGATTAAATGGTCTAAATGGGAGTGTACTCCCCCATCAGAGCATAAGCCGATTAAGTGTAATTTGCTTTCAGATTTGATGACATCCTGACATACGGATTCAAGGGCAGGGTTATTAAATATTGAGCCATCTTCTACGGCATCGGAAATTCTTACTAATTCTTGGGGTACAACCCTACCAGCCCCGATGTTTAAATGTCCTACTTCTGAATTTCCCATCTGTCCATGGGGGAGTCCCACCGCCTTTCCTGAAGCACTGATAAGGGTATGGGGATAGACTTGGGTTAATGTATCCATTATAGGAGTATTGGCAAGGGCGATCGCATTTGCCCGATCATCCTCACGAAAACCCCATCCATCTAATATTACTAGCACCACTGGAGAAATTGCCGCCTGACTCATAATACTTATTCCTAGTCTTCTAAAATTGTCTAATTAGCTGCAATTCGATAATAACATTGAAAGAGTGAACAGGGAACAATTAACCGTAAAGAGTTATCCGTAAATCTTAACAAGCCTTATGCTATCTTACTTTGGAGGTTGGGAAAATTATTTATTCTCACTAAAAAAAACACAAAATATACTTGATTTTCAAGAAATTATTATCTCTGTTAATCCATAGGTCTATGACCCTAGTTCTAAAATTTATTGATCAGATAATGATTCTTCATTCAAAGTCTTGTCAATTATATCCATTGTATAACATTTGATATACAGGATTAATGTTTATATAAACAGGTTTAGATTACTTTATAAGTTTTAAAAACAAATAATAACCATTATATATAGACTGTTTAAGGCAATTCTAAATAAAAGATTAAATTATTTTTATATTTGATTTACCTTAGATTTTTTGATAAATATTGACTATATAATTGATAAAAAGTTTTAATAATTTTCATGGGAAGAAAAAGGAATTAACCTTATGATGATGATTTCGTGGTCAAAATAGGTTAAGTTGTCGGGAAACAGGGGCAAAGGAGCGACGATGATAGGGGGTGATGCCATATTGCCCGATCGCCCGAATATGTTTTTTGGTACCATATCCTTTATTATGCTCAAGGTCATAATGGGGGTATTGTTGGCTATATTCCACCATTTTTTCGTCTCGCCATACCTTGGCTAAAATACTGGCAGCGGCAATTAGGGGCGATCGCCCATCACCCTGTATCATAGTAATCTGGGGATATGGTAGCCGAGAAATAGCCTGATTACCATCCACCAAACAAAGCTCAGGGGTATATTTTAACTGAGTCAGTGCGTCATACATTGCCGACAAAGAAGCCTGAAGGATGTTAATTTTGTCGATGGTTGCCACATCTACCACCCCCACAGCATAATCCGTCACCAAGGATTGAATTTGAGGTACTAGGGCTTCTCGTTTCTTCGGGCTTAACTTTTTACTGTCTTTTACTCCTAAATCAGCCAAAAGGGCGATCGCACTTACAGGCATCACCACGGCCACCGCTACCACCTCCCCAAATAGACAACCTCGCCCCACCTCATCAACCCCCGCTACCAAAGCAGTGGGGGAGAGAGAATCAAGGACAAAGCCGTCATCCATCATAATTACTCTTCAGAATTGTTCGTTTTAGAACGACGACGACGGGTACGCACCACAGGGCGATCGCCATTTAAAGCCTCCTTAACCACCGCTTCTGCGATGGTTTCAGGCTCAGATACCTTTGTCATTACTTCTTCCTCAGACTCCACAGGTAAACTATTATCATCATCATCCTCAACCACTTCAACATCACCCTCATAACTCTCCTCAAGTCTCAAAGGCAAAGACATCTCAACCTTAACATCCTTCTCCTGCTCAGTATGAGAATCATCGCCCACATCTACCGAAGAAGAACTAAAAATAACCTCTGAATCCTTTTCCACCGTTTTATCCGATAAATTATCATCCTCTTGAGGCAAAGAATCATCAGGAGACTTCACATAAACCAACACCGACTTAGGATCCTTAATTTCCCGATCCAAATGTAACAAAGGAGAAACCCCCATCATCGCATAAATATCCTGTTGTGCCTCCGACATGGTTACCACCACTTTCTCCAACGTAGTCTCATCTCGACGGGCGCTTCTGGATAAATAAGTGCGCTCCTTACGCTCAGGTTTCGGAGAATCCCCCTCATTACCATTCTTATTACTTGTACCATTATTATTAGTCGTATCATCCTTATCTAGACCATCACGACGACGGCGACGGCGACTACTTTCCGTTTCCCTAGCACCATTTACCGAAGCACTATCCTTCTCATCTGGGGAAATAGCCCCATCATTACTGACATTGATAATAGGTTTACTATCATCAATAGTTGGCTTCTCAACCCCTTTAGTAATCACCACAGGCTGACTAAAATTCGTCACTATTTCAATGTCTTGATGGCCTGGTAGATGAGCCATAACACCCAAACCCCCACACTGAGAACAAGTCTGGGCAAACAACTCATAAATATTTTTACCCTGACGCTTCCTGGTCAACTCCACTAACCCCAACTCCGTCAACTGAGCAATTTGTGGTGCTGCCTTATCCGACTTCAAAGCCTTCTCAAAATCTTGAATTAAGTCCAACTTATCCTGACGGGAATCCATATCGATAAAATCGACAATAATTACCCCACCAATATTACGCAACTTCAACTGGCGAGCAATTTCCACCGCCGCTTCCCTATTTGTCCAAGAAACCGTCTGGCGAGAAGTAGCCGAGTTAGTAAACGAACCAGAGTTGACATCAATCACTGTCAATGCTTCCGTTGGCTCAATAATAATATAACCTCCGGAAGGTAAATCAACCCTAGGTTTCAGAGCTTCTTTGATGGCTGCATTTACTCGGAAATAATCCAAAATGGAAGTATAACCTTGATGACATTCAATCACCACTCCGCTAGGATGACGACTTGCACTCCAATCATTAAGCTGTTTTTTTACCCGCTTAACACTATTGTCCGAGTCAACCACAATGCGATTAACCTCGTCTGTGTACATATCCCGTAATACCCTTTGAATAAAATCATCGTCACGATTTAACAACGCTGGGGCTTTTACGGTATTTGCTTCCTGTTTAATTTTTTCCCACTGCTTCTGTAAAAACTCTAAATCCTCGATAATAGTCTCTTCCGCTTTCCCCTCCGCTTCCGTACGCACCAACAAACCCATTCCCGCAGGTTTAGAAAGAATAGACAATGCCCTGAGACGATTTCTTTCATTTTCATTCTTGATGCGACGGGATAAACTGACCCCCTTACCATTGGGCATCAATACGAGATAACGCCCTGGTAAACTAATATTACCCGTTAAACGAGGGCCTTTATTACCCGTAGGCTCTTTCATTACCTGAACTAAAACCTTTTGATGGGGGCTTAATAATTCCGTAATAGCCGCTGCATTTCTCCGTAACCGAAGGGGACCTAAATCGGTTACATGGATAAAACCATTTTTTTCCGCATCACCAATATTGACAAAAGCCGCATCAATACCAGAAATTACATTTTCTACCGTTCCTAAATAAATATCTCCTACCTGTTGATTTCCTGTAGCGACTACCAACTCTTGAATTTGATCTTCTGCAAAAACCGCCGCAATATGATTTTTTTCAGCAATTATTATTTGTTTTGACATTCAATATTCCTCGAAATTTTTAAATCTTTATCAATATGAAAAATTACTTTTAAACAGACTAAAAATGTGGATATAGTTCCCCTAAATAATTTATCCAAATTTTAACTTAATTTTCTCCCTTTGTAGAGAGGTAGCACCATCAATCCATCATAGCTAGGGGAATTAAAACCTCATAATCGAAACAGGATTACCACCACAGTTTCCTTACAAATACTATTATTGGTAGTTTTAAAAAACAAAATGAGTTATCAAAGTACAAAAGAAGTTTTGACTATATTAAAATTAATACTTTTTTGTCAACTATAATATATAGTAATAAAATTTAAGTGGGTGGTATTTATAAATTAATATTTCAAGATCACTTCCTTTTTTTCATATAAATCTTATGCCATTAATGATGGTTATATATCTTCTACCTAAATCACTAAAACAATAGTCATTTCCTAAAAAATATTCCATCTTCACCATCCCTAGACTGCTATACAAATTTACACAAGTTAAACAAAATTGATTGGCTTAACTTAACCGCAATCTCATCAAAACCGAATTTTTTTGTTCTAGTCTGGAGGTTATTTAAGGTAAATCCAATTATCTTAGGAATTATTTATTACTCCAACACCTAAAACCTTTTTTTTATAGAATACTGAAATCGACTTTCTATCAGATAAAACATATAAATCTTCTGAATGATATTCAATGGTTTTAATATTTACTGGAGCTAAGGCTGTAGTATTCAGATGGTAAAAATTTTTGTTGGGTAGAAGAAGAGAGGGAAGAAAAAGACCCCTAGTATCAGGTTTCATCTCTTTTCCTATGGAACAATGAAAAACAGTTTATTTTCATAGGACAAACTTTGTGGGAACTATTGATA of Cyanobacterium sp. HL-69 contains these proteins:
- the secG gene encoding preprotein translocase subunit SecG, which codes for MTAYQIVQIVWAVSALLLIVVVLLHSPKGDGLGGIGGQAQLFTSVKTAEATLNRITWALSITFVALTVVLSAGWVVS
- the gpmI gene encoding 2,3-bisphosphoglycerate-independent phosphoglycerate mutase GpmI — protein: MSQAAISPVVLVILDGWGFREDDRANAIALANTPIMDTLTQVYPHTLISASGKAVGLPHGQMGNSEVGHLNIGAGRVVPQELVRISDAVEDGSIFNNPALESVCQDVIKSESKLHLIGLCSDGGVHSHLDHLIGLLDLAKLQGISDVCVHVITDGRDTNPSDAINYVKAIQEHIDKIGVGKIVTVCGRYFAMDRDRRWDRTKKAYDLYTQDDNIIQESAETLIQESYNNHINDEFIEPTRLAPGAIEAQDGVIFYNFRPDRARQLCYALTMEKFDGFERELIKPLSFATFTQYDPNLPVKVAFEPEQLTNLLGEVIANAGLKQFRTSETEKYPHVTYFFNGGLEQPFEGEDRELVQSPMVSTYDKAPAMSAEKLTQVACQAITKGEYAFVVLNYANPDMVGHTGMLDKAVEAIEAVDRCLGKLLEAINQVSGTVIITADHGNAEYMSDEENNPWTAHTTNKVPFILIEGEKRKIPGHGGDVNLRDDGKLADIAPTILEILQLPQPAEMTGRSMIVKAGYDVKQSRTPVSISV
- the rnhB gene encoding ribonuclease HIII RnhB yields the protein MMDDGFVLDSLSPTALVAGVDEVGRGCLFGEVVAVAVVMPVSAIALLADLGVKDSKKLSPKKREALVPQIQSLVTDYAVGVVDVATIDKINILQASLSAMYDALTQLKYTPELCLVDGNQAISRLPYPQITMIQGDGRSPLIAAASILAKVWRDEKMVEYSQQYPHYDLEHNKGYGTKKHIRAIGQYGITPYHRRSFAPVSRQLNLF
- the rne gene encoding ribonuclease E Rne is translated as MSKQIIIAEKNHIAAVFAEDQIQELVVATGNQQVGDIYLGTVENVISGIDAAFVNIGDAEKNGFIHVTDLGPLRLRRNAAAITELLSPHQKVLVQVMKEPTGNKGPRLTGNISLPGRYLVLMPNGKGVSLSRRIKNENERNRLRALSILSKPAGMGLLVRTEAEGKAEETIIEDLEFLQKQWEKIKQEANTVKAPALLNRDDDFIQRVLRDMYTDEVNRIVVDSDNSVKRVKKQLNDWSASRHPSGVVIECHQGYTSILDYFRVNAAIKEALKPRVDLPSGGYIIIEPTEALTVIDVNSGSFTNSATSRQTVSWTNREAAVEIARQLKLRNIGGVIIVDFIDMDSRQDKLDLIQDFEKALKSDKAAPQIAQLTELGLVELTRKRQGKNIYELFAQTCSQCGGLGVMAHLPGHQDIEIVTNFSQPVVITKGVEKPTIDDSKPIINVSNDGAISPDEKDSASVNGARETESSRRRRRRDGLDKDDTTNNNGTSNKNGNEGDSPKPERKERTYLSRSARRDETTLEKVVVTMSEAQQDIYAMMGVSPLLHLDREIKDPKSVLVYVKSPDDSLPQEDDNLSDKTVEKDSEVIFSSSSVDVGDDSHTEQEKDVKVEMSLPLRLEESYEGDVEVVEDDDDNSLPVESEEEVMTKVSEPETIAEAVVKEALNGDRPVVRTRRRRSKTNNSEE